From Solea senegalensis isolate Sse05_10M linkage group LG16, IFAPA_SoseM_1, whole genome shotgun sequence:
CgacattgggttttttttttttagatgtgaaGCTATTTAAGAAATCAAGACTCTTCCACAAAGCAATACAAGAATATTTTAGATAAAAGCTGTTAAAAAGGCCTGTCCAGGGTCAGctggaccctcatgtggagggtaaagcagTAGATGACGGATAGAAAAGTGTTTAAATGCAAACTAACCAGATACAGACGTATGCGTTTTGGCTCCACCGAGCTCCTCCTGAGTCACGTCTTCGTTGGTCACAGACTTCACAACATCAGGTCCTGTGATGAACAGGTATGACGTGTCCTGTATGCACACACGTGAGAAAGTGGCATGTTTTAAATActgaataatgacatttttgttgtgattttagTGCGCCGGCTGAATTCGTGCAGCGCCTTCATACCTTCACCATGAAGGTGAAATCTGTGAGAGCAGGGGAGTAGACGGCGCCTCCTGCACACGGACCCATGATGAGGGAGATCTGAGGGACAACTCCAGAAGCCAACACATTCCTCTGAAATGAGAAATCATTGCATTTTCTACACTGTCAAGAGAGCAATGTGCAAAGACCCCACGACAGTTTCCACACCAGGAATATATCTGCATATCCAGCCAGAGACTCCACTCCTTCCTGGATCCGAGCTCCTCCGGAGTCGTTCAGTCCAATGACCGGGGCTCCGACTGTCATGGCCTGGTCCATGATCTGAGCACAGAGCCAGGGATTAAGGTTAGAGTGAGACACTGTCAAAATACAAGTACAGGAACAGCCACGATATTCTCTCAGAGCACAACCGACCTTGCAGATCTTCTGGGCGTGAGCTCCAGACAAACTGCCACCAAACACCGTAAAGTCctgagagaaaggaggaggatttGACGTGTTGTGTAACAGACCTGCTCTGCAATTTAAGTAAAATTTTGAATTTTCtattacaatataaatatgtttgatgTATATTCTACCTGACTGAATACATAGACCAGTCGACCATTGATCCTGCCTCGACCTGTTACGACGCTGTCACCTGGGAActacaacagacaaaaaaagagagtcaAAGTTGACACTGAGATTTGAGAAACCAAAGCTGACTTGTTCTAAGCCGTTACCTTGTTTCTGTCCTGCTCCATTGCAAAGTCAGCGCAGCGATGCTCCACGAACATGTCCGTTTCCACAAAGGACTCCGgatccagcagcagctccactcgCTCCCTGGCTGTCAGCTTACCCTGCATCACAGGGTACACACAGACAGTGGTGTGATGAGAGTGTTGCACTCATGCAACTCATTCTCTCCTAATTCCCAGTTCAAATCTTCTTACTCTGATACAAGTGAAGAAACTTGATACTGTAGCTGTAGTTCCTGCACTACAactgaataaagtcagaattgttcATCATAACAACATGGTAGTTTGTATCAAAGCATCCCCAGCAGTACAATGTTCTATCCTCATCTGTCAGATTTATTACCTCCACTTTGTGTagcatctgtgtgtctgttgtgagCAACATAAactgtgatgacattttatgagGCTATACTGTAGATTATGTCACAGGGAAACATATCAGAATATGGTGGTGGTGACCCAGACACAGATCTGGAATTggggatttttaaaaaaaaaaaaaacatctgttaacCAAAGCGAGATGTTTAACTATATAGATTACACATTTATAAGTACAATAACACAGGTAAGTTAAGTACTTCACTATGCTCTTCTCCTCTGAATTGATGTTGACTCTCAGGTTGTAAACAGGTTATGTACTCTAAGTTAAGTTAAATGTCAAAGTGCATGTCTGTAGGTTTATTAATATTACATAACCGTTTCTTCTACAGTATATTCTGTGCCTTGAAATCCACATGTCAAGTTGTCTTGACTGAAATATTAGTAATATCCAGACGCCATTTTTCATACAAATATGTAATCTGAGGCTATGACGTTTCACTGATGCAGCCCTCGAGCCAGGCATTTCACCAACCAACTATTAGAGCCGACTGTGTAATGAAAGAAAAGCATAATCTCACTCGTACGTGaatgcataaaaaaaagaaacaaacaaagacagtgttgtgttatttttacctttttgtgTTGAGCATCTATTCTGTTCTGACCTCCACCGACTAGCGCCGCCTTCCGTTTAATGTCAATTCTCTCATTAACGGACAGGTGGCTGACCGAGTACCAGCGTCTGTCCCGGCGCATGTCCGTCTGCGGCACCGAAGCGACGAACGCGCCATGTTTCACTTGCGCCAAACTCCTAAAAGACGTCCGCAACCCGTTTATGAGTCCGCAACTGCTGCGAGCTACACTGAAGGCCGCCATCTTTGCTGTGCCTGTTCTCTGACGACAGCGACCGACGAAAGAAAGGCAGGCCTTTGAACCAATAATGACAAAGGGTGTGAGctctctcagccaatcagagaaaAGTATTTAGGAACTATGGTTGATGGGCGGGACTTGGGAGGGATCGGATTTTCTTTCTTGAAGTTCACTCATGAGCTCCAAAAAGtcaatatttgaaaatgttttgccCTGAAATAAGCCTGTCAGGCAAGTCCTTCCTCTCAGCCTGAGGCTTCAGCCCACCAACGTGTGTTATCTTCTATCGACATTTGTCTAATTTAGTGAAGGTCAAGCGCAGGGTAAAATTACCAATACAAAATAAGCATTAGTTGGTTTGTCCAACAAGGTTAACGTAAATTTTATACGGTAGTCAAAAGAACAATGATTCCATGTATGCTGAGTAGAAGTAGCAGAACAAGTAATACTCAAGTGAAATAACGTTAGCCAACATCATATTTGTACAACAACACTGGGATTTCCATGGATTGAATTCGTTACAATGGCCCTGtaaggatgaatgaatgaagaaataaataaagaatatgcCTATTACATAATACAGACATAATGACGTTTTCCCGTGGTGAATGTTCTCCTTTTTAATATAGATAAACAATTTATACAAGTATATTGCAGATAATAGTGATAAACTgctaattatttttaattcatgtttgtgtttgagggaCGGAAACGCTACGTTCACTACAGTAACCAGGGTAACTAGGGGAAGTCTCGCGTGATCATCATGACTGTCGAGAGGGGCTGTGCTAGGAAAAGTGGAAAATCGAGTGCTTGCTGCGTTTGTTAAACGGCCAGTTAGTTATGTTTCGCTCGTTGCTCTCCAAATATTATAGCCAAACGTATCAAAATCGAATCTCAATTCACAGCTTGTGCTTCCCTCCTATGCGTGAGCTATAAGGCGGTCCGCTGGAGGGTTAGTGATacggttgggtttttttccactggcTAATTTGGCTAGCCATGCTAACGCTAGCTGTTTAGCTTTGTTTACATCAAGTGCGCGCCTGTGCTCGGTTAGCTAATTGCTAACCAAACACATTTGCGGTCGTAGCAGCAGCTCGTTGTTCAGTTCTACGTCGACGAGGATGCATCGCTGCATTGAAAACCGGCTCTATGGCCAGCATTGACCACCCCGTGCTCTGTGTAACGTCCGGGTGCTGTCGCAAGCTAAGGCTAACTACATAAAATGCTAACCTCACTATCGTGGTTGTGTGGTCGTTTCATCCGCGGTTAGTCCTCGGCAGCATTTGGGAATAATGTGAGTAGTTGAAACACGGGGCAGAATATCAGATACTTTATTTGTGGTTGGACAGGTCTCGTTGGTGAATAGTACAGCCCGCTGACCGGTGATGCTACCTTCAGCTAGCCACTTGCCAAGCTAACGTTGTGCGCCTTTCTTGTTCGCTGTCTGTTATTGTGCTTCACGTTGAGTCGTATGTCTAAAATGACACACTGGAGTTACTGAATGTTGCACCGCTAGAccatatctttgtttttgtttttttacacccTGAGACTTAACTTGATCCTTAGCTCTTTTATAGCCAGTggctggatattttttttttaccagaccGTGTTTCCTTGAGGCTGCGGAGTGCACCGCTATGAACCCGGTCAATGCAACGACTCTGTACGTGTCCGCCAGCCGGGCCGTGCTGCAGTGTGACCCGCGGCAGCCTCGCTCCttcacagacatgtacacactaCTGCCCTTCTTCCGACAGTCCCTCGCATGCCTCGTCTGTGGTAAgcatttgaataataatagtGCGTAATAGCAACACGTCTCACCtgctcttattttgttttatgatgcattatttcaaaaatgGTCACTAATTTACTCCTGACGCTAATAAGATCGACTCTATTAAACTAAATTAATACTTTATAATCCTACTATTCACATTAACTGGGGTGTCCGTGGGCGCTCGTGTGCCCGCAGCAGTTGACACGATTTGTCGTGCTGCTCACCTCCGTGGTCTCCATAGCAACCGAGGCAGAGCCCCAATCATCTGTCCTCTTGTCAAGACAGATGACTCCTCTGTTGTTGTGCCTGCTGCAGAGCCATGTGTTTCCTATTCAGGCTTTATTTACTCACCCCACTAAGCTCATGGAATATCAACATTGGCAGAGCTTGCATTTAGAGATGTGCAGTGTTTGCAAAGTCGTGAATGACTCGATTTCTGACCTGATTCCcatgtaataataatttggCATTGCAATATTTACCCATAACTATAGGTTGGATGGTGCAAATGGGGCAGcaatttttgattattttcattattgattaatctgatGATCaatcaatttattatttttgttcccCAAAATGGGGGAAATGTCAAGTGTTTCGCTATCCTTTGAATGATGAaattcacaaatgttttaatcaaCAAAATCAACTATCCAGCAggctaatgtattattataaataGTAGGCGATTCATTCAGGAATGGATCATTAATCTATTAATGATTGCAGTTTTATATGCAAGTAGTACAAATCAGTATTACGTTAGCATTAGTTTAAGCAGGTGGGAGCCTTCTATGTTTCAGTACAAGTGGGACTTGTAAATTAAGGAAATTAAATGTCTGTCTGTACACATTAACAGCTAAATTTTTTGTCATAGGTAAACTGCTTCAGGATCCAATTTCCCCTACACATCAAGAGTGTCAGCATTATGTCTGCTTGGGCTGCAAAGGTCAACAGATGCAGGTCAGGCCATCATGCAGCCGCTGCAAGGACTATTCCTGCTTCCAGGAGAACAAACAGCTCTCCTTGCTAGTTCAGTGCTACAGGAAGCTGTGCCTCTATGTAACTCATTCGCCATTGCTGCCATTGGTCAGCAGCCACACAGAAGGATCTCCAGAAGTGATGGCTTTGCTCGAGGAAGTGCTCATGTCACACGAAGAGGAAATAGATACAGAGGACCCAATTCTAGCACAGACAGATCTGACTCCCTCGGCGCCTGAGTCACTCACCCCCACAGAGGCACCACCTGTTCCTGCAGAACTTTCAGCTGTACCACAGAGCTCTTCCTCTGACCCTCCCTGTTCCAATGGACCACAGGAATGCAATGGGGAGGTGTTTGAGGATCTAGATCCCTCTTCGCCTGAGCTGGAAGTATGTGAGCTGGTCGAGGAACAGCCACAGACAGGTCTGTCTGTTTCCAGTACTGATTGTGGTGGTCTGGAACTGAGTCTGACCACTGGAACTTTAGCCCCTACTCCAGGCACTATGTGCTCACTCAGGGATGGGGAATCAGGCAGCAGGGAgctggaggagggggaggtgttGCTCCTCAGTGTGGAGGAGGTGTTACAGACTTTGGATCCACTACAGCCCAGTCGAGATTCTTCGCACACATATCCAGACAGGatgcacgctcacacacacatagccaCGGACAGAGCACATGCTCAAATGTACATACAGCTGGATGCAGCTCATAACTACACACAGATTCAAACAGAGAGGACTAACATTGTGACAAGCCATGGTGCTCATATACACACGTCCTCTTTCGATCCTCCCCCGATGTCCATGCCCTCGCCTGTCCGCCTTAACCGCAAACGATCACAttcagagagtgacagagaaaagGTGAATCCTCTCCCTATCACCTCCATCCTACAGGGCTCATCCTCACATTTACACACTCCAAACCCTTCTCATGCACCCCACACACAACCACCCACACCCTCATTAACAGTACCAGCGCACACCTACTCATCCCTTCCCAATGGTGGGCCTCCAAAGCCCAGCCGCCCGACACCCAACCACAGTAAAAGTTCCAGGAAGCATGTCGATCCGGGCCCTAAGAAGCTGCACGTCAAGGCCCGCAGCGGTGGTGGCTCCAAGACCAAGGACCGGAGCAAAGAGCAACGGTTGATGTCAGGCTGCCTGGTGTCTCCAGCACCTGTCAGACCTCCATACAAGAAGCCGGTGGAAAAGAAGGGTTGCAAGTGTGGCAGGGCAACACAGAATCCCTCGGTGCTTACCTGTAGGGGGCAACGCTGTCCCTGCTACTCAAACCGCAAGGTGCAGAATCTGTTGTTATTGTAtgaatgaagttgttttttttttagatttctaTTTAATCAGCACTTAATGAATTTCATGCCAGATGTTGGTTATAATAGAAAAGAATTTTAATTTGGCAGTGGTAGAAATTTTTTTATGGACCTGTAAGGATATTAATTGCCAACATAGAATGTATTGATGTTTCATGCAGACTGTCCAGTCTTTACACTTTGTGCATTGCCATACTAAGTTTGATCACTTTCAATTGGCTACTTTATAAAATGCTATATCTTGAGCATGTGATTAATGTATTCTAAAGACTGAGCTTTGGCAGATTAAGAAGAGACTAACCATTGtctcaatttttttattttttttttgttaatcagTTAGAGAAGAAAGTACATCTAAAGTAGTTATTAAGTAACTTTTGTTGTGTTCAGAAATGAATTAGCAGCTTTCTTGTGACACTGGTTTCATGCAAATGGATTCATTCCCTTATcttattgtctgtctgtcttagGCATGCTTGGATTGTATCTGTCGAGGTTGCCAGAACTCTTACATGGCCAATGGCGAGAAGAAGCTCGAGGCCTTCGCCGTGCCGGAGAAAGCCTTGGAACAGACGCGGCTCACGCTCGGCATCAACCTCACCAGCATCACGGCGGCTGCTGCTCTCCGCAACCCGGCAACCACCAGCATTCGTGCAAACACCCTCCTCAACGTCGCCACAGCAACGGGAACCCCCGTGACCACCGCCTTCCTGTCCCAGAGTCCCCCACAAGAGCCCAATTACGAGGACAGCCTGGAGCTGCTGATTGGATGAGAGGCTGGgactccaaaaaacaaacaaacaaacaaacaaacacacagctcgGTGCTGATTGAATGTGACAGCTGTTCATTGCGTCTGTCAGACAACCTGTACCTTCCACCCCCCACCGGGGAGGAAGTCTAAGGCAGCTATAGGTCTGTCCTGTCCTGTAACCTGCTCTTCTTCTGTGTTGGAAAATGCTGAGTACTAAGACTAGCATGGGTGTGCCAAAGCCTCCTGTATTGTGCCTGTGTGCCCGTGTGTATTGTTGCCTGTCTGTAGTTTAAACACTTATACTCGGTTACACAGCTGTTTTGTACTTCAGAGGTGCTTTTTGTTTATATATCACATACATACTGTAAGAGGCAATAGGAACCCATACCAggtcttgtgttttctgtatgtgtgcgtgcatgtctgtctgagtgagtgagtgtgtgtgcgcatatTGACAACAATACTCTCCGTCATCATATCTCGGTTACTTGACACAGCATTTTCCATGTTTCCGTATTAGTCCCATGTATGTTTAAGAAGTGCGTCCGTTGGTATCAGGACAGCCCTTATTAACCCTCGACCATGTATGTGTTCTCACCTTAATTGTGAACGACTCTTGTGACTATTGTGAACCGTTCACATAAGACTTGTATGCCTTCTCTATCTCATTTACAATCCAAGTACTGTTGGCTGTTGATGATTTTTGTCTTAACGGACTTGACTGATGCGGGCATTGTACAGGCAGCAGGACGATGTCCGAGCACTTGGCTGACTCCGCGGTTCCCCTCTGTATGTCATttaagctgttttcagacatgaactccaCAAAATGTCCGGGAAACTGGggctggacattttctggagtttgcggggggggttggggggagTTACATGTGAAGAACGCAGCAGGAGATTCGTAACCGCACGAGGCGAGACGTTTCTCGGGTCGACCGTGCagaatttaaatgaatgtcctgctgtgttttcacgTGGCCTCACTTTTTTCAGAAAATGAACAGGGGGTGCAAGTAGCGGGAAAAAATGTCCAGAGCGACATTTGCGTTGCCACGAGCGACCCCCCTCCGGACGGTTTCAGGGAAATGTCTGAAAGCAccttatgtgtatgtgtgtatgtgacgtGCATGTATATGTACTCCTGCTGATGTTTGATGTAATGTCAGCGGGCGGGCGAGTGATAAAACTGCGAGCACTTAAGTCTAAGTGATCGGCAAGAATGACAACTGAAACCTTTCGTGGTTACCATAGCAATAGGAACACCAACCAGGAGCCTCCCAGCtctcgtgcacacacacacacacacacacacacacgcacacagttgTTTACCATTATTAGACTATAACTAGAACAATTGAAACTGTTATCTTTTGATTATGGGATTGTACACAACTGTGTGGTTAGATAAACTAAAGCCATAGGTTGTCATTAACGAGACGAGAAACCCTCTGCATTTACATCATCGTGCCCTGACTGATTAGAGCCTGTTTTTGATACCAAGTGTTAGAGATTTGGTAGCActctcttttgtttctgtgtgcgtgttttgGTTCAAGCACCTTGAGTCCCTCCTATAACCCACGAGGCCGTGTGTGTCGtccgtgtttgtgtttaccGTCTCAGCTGTTCCTACCACATGTTTTTCACTTCAGTCATGGTGACCAAAAAGactgaaggaggagagagagagagagagagagagagagaggactcAGGCAGACCAAACAAACGCCTAGGTTCTCTGCTCACAGTACAGGAAGTAGCAGGTGGATTACAGTATGATCTATCTTCCTAcctttgactgtgtttgtgtgtgtgtatatgtttcaaaatgtgtttcttttgggCATTACTTGAACACtgattagttttttgttttgttttgtttttttaacgtaAAAACTCTTATTTGAGGAGTGACTCTTATTATTACTGAAACATTCACTGCCATAATATGGAAACATGTAATACAACATGGATTAAATGAtagttttttactttttcagttTTGTGCCTTCATTGTGTGAACATCGGGAGTCTGAATTGGCTGCAGAGCGAGGCTCACTATCACTCACGCCAAACCACAACTGTCAACACAGGAGGAGATGCAGATCTGGTGGCGGACGCTGACAGacgtttgtttattattatttattgtacaaGATAAGAAGGTGGAAAGTattcacataaataaaagagttATTGTTCATCTGACAACAACGCAGGTTTCaaacataaaagacaaaacTGGTGGTTGCACTTTATGATTCAATCAGGAAATTGAATCATAaagaaaccaaaatgactcggtttttaatgatttctttgttacatggagcaaagaaaccagaaaatattcacatttaagaagctaaaaccaTTAGAAGTGACAAAAGCTTCAAGTAATtcatcgatgatcaaaatagttgacgttTAAGTAATCGACTAATAATCGAGTggctgtttcagctctaattcaTTAGAGTGGAAATTCAAACAGTTCAAGCAAACTAAGCTTCGTTATTCATAATGATTATGTTATGtcttttatgtcatttattttgaaaaacaatataCCAACTCTGTGTCATGTTTA
This genomic window contains:
- the msl2a gene encoding E3 ubiquitin-protein ligase MSL2a, encoding MNPVNATTLYVSASRAVLQCDPRQPRSFTDMYTLLPFFRQSLACLVCGKLLQDPISPTHQECQHYVCLGCKGQQMQVRPSCSRCKDYSCFQENKQLSLLVQCYRKLCLYVTHSPLLPLVSSHTEGSPEVMALLEEVLMSHEEEIDTEDPILAQTDLTPSAPESLTPTEAPPVPAELSAVPQSSSSDPPCSNGPQECNGEVFEDLDPSSPELEVCELVEEQPQTGLSVSSTDCGGLELSLTTGTLAPTPGTMCSLRDGESGSRELEEGEVLLLSVEEVLQTLDPLQPSRDSSHTYPDRMHAHTHIATDRAHAQMYIQLDAAHNYTQIQTERTNIVTSHGAHIHTSSFDPPPMSMPSPVRLNRKRSHSESDREKVNPLPITSILQGSSSHLHTPNPSHAPHTQPPTPSLTVPAHTYSSLPNGGPPKPSRPTPNHSKSSRKHVDPGPKKLHVKARSGGGSKTKDRSKEQRLMSGCLVSPAPVRPPYKKPVEKKGCKCGRATQNPSVLTCRGQRCPCYSNRKACLDCICRGCQNSYMANGEKKLEAFAVPEKALEQTRLTLGINLTSITAAAALRNPATTSIRANTLLNVATATGTPVTTAFLSQSPPQEPNYEDSLELLIG